The following proteins are co-located in the Pseudomonas sp. DY-1 genome:
- a CDS encoding c-type cytochrome domain-containing protein — MGKVLGLVKFCSLMLAPLLAQAQEVSFDDIQPILQARCVMCHSGDGAPLGLRLTSLEELLKGSKSRQVVVSGDPAGSELIRRLKGQSQPRMPMTGPPFLSDGEIALVEGWIVGGLQPGSRPADSMVEPAPLQRPSEGRPVTYEHVAPIFASRCVKCHSPYGLMGSAPEGLLLNSYAAILDRHERLRVVPGASGASELVRRVRGQSQPQMPYDGPPFLSDEEIQLIVDWIDQGARDTNGQPAPSPVGSRVRLQGVLGEGWTLDSLQLVVGPGTRIDKSPGVGDFVEVRGRLGQDGQVLVERIRRR; from the coding sequence ATGGGCAAGGTCCTGGGGCTGGTCAAGTTCTGCTCGCTGATGCTGGCTCCGCTCCTGGCCCAGGCACAGGAGGTGAGCTTCGACGATATCCAGCCCATCCTCCAGGCGCGCTGCGTGATGTGCCATTCCGGCGATGGAGCTCCGCTCGGCCTGCGCCTGACAAGCCTGGAAGAACTGCTCAAGGGCAGCAAAAGTCGGCAGGTGGTAGTCAGTGGCGATCCGGCAGGCAGCGAACTGATCCGCCGCCTCAAGGGGCAGAGCCAGCCGCGCATGCCGATGACCGGGCCGCCTTTCCTGAGTGACGGCGAGATTGCGCTGGTCGAGGGCTGGATCGTCGGCGGGTTGCAGCCTGGAAGCCGGCCGGCGGATTCGATGGTCGAGCCCGCGCCATTGCAGCGTCCGTCCGAAGGGCGGCCGGTGACCTACGAACATGTGGCACCGATCTTCGCCAGCCGCTGCGTCAAGTGTCATTCCCCCTACGGCCTGATGGGCTCTGCCCCGGAAGGCCTGCTACTGAACTCCTACGCCGCCATCCTCGATCGTCACGAGCGCTTGCGCGTGGTACCAGGCGCCTCGGGAGCCAGTGAGCTGGTACGGCGGGTTCGTGGCCAGTCGCAACCACAGATGCCCTACGACGGGCCGCCCTTTCTCAGCGATGAGGAAATCCAGTTGATCGTCGACTGGATCGACCAGGGTGCCCGCGATACCAACGGCCAGCCGGCACCCAGCCCGGTGGGTTCGCGGGTGCGGCTGCAGGGCGTGCTGGGAGAGGGTTGGACCCTGGATTCTTTGCAACTGGTCGTCGGACCTGGCACTCGTATCGACAAGTCGCCAGGTGTCGGGGACTTCGTGGAAGTGCGCGGGCGTCTGGGGCAGGACGGCCAGGTGCTGGTGGAACGCATCCGTCGGCGCTGA
- a CDS encoding DUF3509 domain-containing protein, translating into MDLDFDKLIGAFPEYELSTKPRPDGGFVLTLEREGKFFQRVVAATAQLDWLVSTLRRDLALEHGEVPPVESLKVLHRKPLPRYLRA; encoded by the coding sequence ATGGATCTGGATTTTGACAAGCTGATCGGCGCCTTTCCGGAATACGAATTGAGCACCAAGCCTCGGCCAGATGGGGGCTTTGTGCTGACGCTGGAGCGCGAGGGGAAATTTTTCCAGCGCGTGGTGGCGGCAACGGCGCAACTGGATTGGCTGGTCAGTACGCTCCGGCGCGACCTGGCGCTGGAGCATGGTGAAGTTCCGCCGGTGGAGTCACTGAAGGTACTTCATAGGAAGCCCTTGCCGCGCTACCTGCGCGCTTGA
- a CDS encoding S1 RNA-binding domain-containing protein, whose translation MALIGRFNSLQVAKHTDFGLYLDGGPDGEILLPKRYVPKDQPTEVGDWLNVFLYLDSEDRPVATTLKPKVQVGGFASLKVAEINRIGLFLDWGLPKDLLLPHSEEKRPLQVGDYCVVHVYLDKRTRRITATARLDRYLDITPPHYKPGQEVDLLVVEKTDLGYKAIIDGKHWGLLHKNEVFKFVRNGMREKGYIREVRPDGKISLSLQPVGVEAVSGLGEQIIAALRAEGGVLKLSDKSPPELISQRFGASKGNFKKAIGGLYKQGLIRIEDDRIELL comes from the coding sequence ATGGCACTTATCGGGCGTTTCAATTCACTTCAGGTGGCCAAGCACACCGACTTCGGGCTGTACCTGGATGGCGGCCCGGACGGCGAAATCCTGCTGCCCAAACGCTACGTGCCCAAGGACCAACCCACCGAAGTGGGTGACTGGTTGAATGTCTTCCTTTATCTGGATAGCGAAGACCGCCCGGTAGCCACCACCCTCAAGCCCAAGGTGCAGGTCGGCGGTTTCGCCAGCCTCAAGGTGGCCGAGATCAATCGCATAGGCCTGTTCCTCGACTGGGGTCTGCCCAAGGACTTGCTGCTGCCCCACTCGGAAGAGAAGCGCCCGCTGCAGGTTGGCGACTACTGCGTGGTACACGTCTACCTCGACAAGCGTACCCGCCGCATCACCGCAACCGCCCGCCTGGATCGCTACCTGGACATCACCCCGCCACACTACAAGCCTGGCCAGGAAGTTGACCTGCTGGTGGTCGAGAAGACCGACCTGGGCTACAAGGCCATCATCGACGGCAAGCACTGGGGCCTGCTGCACAAGAACGAAGTCTTCAAGTTCGTGCGCAATGGCATGCGTGAGAAGGGCTACATCCGGGAGGTCCGTCCCGATGGCAAGATCAGCCTGAGCCTGCAACCGGTGGGCGTGGAGGCGGTCAGTGGCCTCGGTGAGCAGATCATCGCCGCGCTGCGCGCGGAGGGTGGGGTGCTGAAGCTTTCCGACAAGAGTCCGCCGGAACTGATCAGCCAGCGTTTCGGCGCCAGCAAGGGCAATTTCAAGAAGGCCATCGGCGGCCTTTACAAGCAGGGTCTGATCCGCATCGAAGACGACCGTATCGAGTTGCTCTGA
- a CDS encoding LTA synthase family protein — protein sequence MRPFSRWLSQSLSLATLGVLFLVIPLASRYWLGWSNPFGYLSDLAFGSFLIVLLYGRSLLLALPLMLFWCMLILGNAELIGAVGRMPETSDLKYLLDPQFVSHSTQGGGITHPYLGLALGASLLACLLCWRRGHRPLNWKWFATPAALLMGHVALQSVQPSDADQWKQFNLPHKLMASAVNVGQLAVEDWLDGDKPDVPPDIAGLARLDLGGTPLLSGPGRARNVLVITLEGIPGTYIAANRAAINSSYQDSLMPKLSAWAERAMTTPDYVLHSHQTIRGLYAMLCGDYSKLDSGTPKGLELLNNPARAKACLPAQMHQHGFSTHFLQGAGLRFMAKDKIMPQMGFDKTLGRDWFRNKAYLEFPWGMDDKAFFEGAQTYVKQLRQQKKPWMLTLLTVGTHQPYSAPAEYLMRYPDAKKAAIAYLDDAVDAFLTGLEKQGVLKNTLVIVTSDESHGIENVRLASAWGFNLVLAPEQASLPPIKSGVYGHVDLTASILDYFGYRVPQNLSGRSLFRDYETGREIMSYTNGKLRYHDGKQTFTECDFRQVCRRYQSEGFIADEARYQGSYSGKKARLISQRATMLDQSLQGGNLGQEYQFATRERIRLKEKAKDDWADNLIGAQYMELPKDSRTSVQMTIKVLRMDKQGAQLRLKAKEFERDVALPIPEMPLLKQGKPLKVNFAFDNPEARKAFSFHLLAEGRGVIEISDFRVSTEPLPPPTQAAESNGQVAQKRPLHPITTLFGLLARQQDAMESELETPGEERAVLPESTELRLQQYH from the coding sequence GTGCGCCCATTCAGCCGTTGGCTGTCGCAATCCCTTTCGCTCGCAACACTTGGCGTGCTTTTTCTGGTGATTCCCCTCGCCAGCCGCTACTGGCTGGGCTGGTCCAATCCCTTCGGCTATCTCTCCGACCTCGCGTTCGGCAGCTTCCTGATCGTGCTGCTCTATGGCCGTTCACTGTTGCTGGCACTCCCGTTGATGCTGTTCTGGTGCATGCTGATCCTCGGCAATGCCGAGTTGATCGGCGCCGTTGGGCGCATGCCGGAAACGAGCGACCTCAAATACCTGCTCGACCCGCAGTTCGTCAGTCACTCCACCCAGGGCGGCGGTATCACCCACCCGTACCTGGGCCTTGCGCTGGGTGCCAGCCTGCTGGCCTGCCTATTGTGCTGGCGACGCGGGCACCGCCCGCTGAACTGGAAGTGGTTCGCCACGCCAGCGGCCTTGCTGATGGGGCACGTCGCCCTGCAATCCGTGCAGCCCAGCGACGCCGACCAGTGGAAACAATTCAACCTGCCGCACAAGCTCATGGCCAGTGCGGTGAATGTCGGCCAGCTTGCCGTCGAGGACTGGCTCGATGGCGACAAGCCCGACGTTCCGCCGGACATCGCCGGGCTGGCGCGCCTGGACCTGGGCGGCACGCCGCTGCTCTCAGGCCCCGGTCGTGCGCGCAACGTGCTGGTGATCACCCTGGAAGGCATCCCCGGCACCTACATCGCTGCCAACCGTGCCGCGATCAACAGCAGCTACCAGGATTCGCTGATGCCCAAGCTCAGCGCCTGGGCCGAACGCGCCATGACCACGCCGGACTATGTGCTGCACAGCCACCAGACCATCCGCGGTCTGTACGCCATGCTCTGCGGCGACTACAGCAAACTGGACTCGGGCACGCCCAAGGGCCTGGAGCTGCTGAACAACCCGGCCCGGGCCAAGGCCTGCCTGCCCGCGCAAATGCACCAGCACGGCTTCAGCACCCACTTCCTCCAGGGGGCCGGTCTGCGCTTCATGGCCAAAGACAAGATCATGCCGCAGATGGGCTTCGACAAGACTCTGGGGCGCGACTGGTTCCGCAACAAGGCCTATCTGGAATTCCCCTGGGGCATGGACGACAAGGCCTTCTTCGAAGGCGCGCAGACTTACGTGAAGCAACTGCGCCAGCAGAAGAAGCCGTGGATGCTCACCCTGCTTACCGTCGGCACCCACCAGCCCTACTCCGCCCCGGCCGAATACCTCATGCGCTATCCGGACGCCAAGAAGGCGGCGATCGCCTACCTGGACGACGCAGTGGATGCATTCCTCACAGGTCTGGAGAAACAGGGTGTCCTGAAGAACACCCTGGTGATCGTCACCTCGGATGAATCCCACGGCATCGAGAACGTTCGCCTCGCCTCGGCGTGGGGTTTCAACCTGGTGCTGGCTCCCGAGCAGGCCTCGCTACCGCCAATCAAGAGCGGCGTGTACGGGCATGTCGACCTGACCGCCTCGATTCTCGACTACTTCGGCTACCGGGTACCGCAGAACCTCTCCGGTCGCTCGCTCTTCCGCGACTACGAGACAGGCCGCGAGATCATGTCCTACACCAACGGCAAGCTGCGCTACCACGACGGCAAGCAGACCTTCACCGAGTGCGACTTCCGTCAGGTCTGCCGACGCTACCAGAGCGAGGGTTTCATCGCCGACGAGGCCCGCTACCAGGGCAGCTACAGCGGCAAGAAGGCCCGCCTGATTTCCCAGCGCGCGACAATGCTTGACCAGTCGCTGCAAGGCGGCAACCTCGGACAGGAATACCAGTTCGCGACCCGCGAACGGATTCGCCTGAAAGAGAAGGCCAAGGATGACTGGGCCGACAACCTGATCGGCGCCCAGTACATGGAATTGCCGAAGGACAGCCGCACCAGCGTGCAGATGACAATCAAGGTGCTGCGCATGGACAAGCAGGGAGCCCAGTTGCGCCTGAAGGCCAAGGAGTTCGAGCGCGACGTGGCCTTGCCGATCCCGGAAATGCCCCTGCTGAAACAGGGTAAGCCGCTGAAGGTCAATTTCGCCTTCGACAACCCCGAAGCGCGCAAGGCCTTCTCCTTCCACCTGCTGGCCGAAGGCCGGGGCGTGATCGAGATCAGCGACTTCCGGGTCAGCACCGAACCGCTGCCGCCGCCCACCCAAGCCGCCGAAAGCAACGGTCAAGTGGCACAGAAGCGCCCGCTGCACCCCATTACCACCCTCTTCGGCCTGCTTGCACGCCAACAGGATGCGATGGAGAGCGAGCTGGAGACTCCGGGTGAGGAGCGCGCGGTGCTGCCGGAAAGCACCGAACTGCGATTGCAGCAGTATCACTGA